CCAGGGATATCTGCGATTACGAAGGATTTATTGTCTCGGTAGCCTACTACTCCGAGGTTGGGGACGAGGGTAGTGAAAGGGTAGTCTGCGATCTCAGGCTTGGCTGCTGACAGGACAGAGAGTAGTGTCGATTTTCCTGCATTAGGGAAGCCGACTAGTCCGATGTCTGCGAGTACTTTGAGCTCCAGGACGACCCAATGTTCTTGCCCATCCTCACCGGGTTGGGCGTAGTAGGGGATTTGATTGGTAGCGGTTTTGAAGTTGTCATTGCCTAGTCCTCCACGGCCGCCAGGGGTTAGGATGATTTCTTGGCCATCTTCGAGCATCTCGGCTATGACCTCTCCGGTTTCTGCGTCTTTGGCTATGGTACCCAGAGGTACTTCGAGGATGACGTCTTGGCCTTCTGCTCCGGATCGCTTTCCTCCTTCGCCTGGGTTGCCATCTTCGGCGAGGACGTGTTTTTTGTATCGCAAGTGTAGCAAAGTCCACAGCTGTGTGTTGCCCCGCAAGATGACGTGTCCTCCACGGCCTCCATTGCCACCATCTGGGCCGCCTTTGGGGACGTGCTTTTCTCTACGGAAATGAACCGATCCTGCACCACCCTTTCCTGAGCGCGAACAGAATTTTACGTAATCAATGAAATTGGATGATGCCATGGGTTTATTTTAATAGACTATTGTGGTGCGTTGGCGCTGTTGTGTTGCCAATTGCAAAAGAACGTAAAAATGAGGGTTTAACAATACAAAAGGTTGTCCCAAAAGCATGAAGCTTCTGAGACAACCTTCGCATGTGTCTTTTGTCCGGGTGGATTAGAACTGATCTACTACTGTACGTATCTGGTTGAAGATCTCGTCGATGGATCCTACTCCATGGATTTTATTGAACTTACCTTGGCCTTCATAGAATTTGGCTACCGGTAGGGTTTCGTCTTTGTAGACCTTGATCCGGTTGTTGATCTTGTCCTCATTTTGGTCATCTGCCCTGCCAGACGTTTTGCCTCTGTCGAGGAGTCTTTTCTTAAGTTCGTCGTCTGGTACATCTAGTGCGACCATGCCGCTGATTGATGTTTCAAATTCGTTGAGCATCTGGTCTAGTGCCTCTGCCTGTGGGACGGTACGTGGAAATCCATCAAAGATGAAGCCTTTAGCTTCTGAAGTTGAGGCGATTTTGTCCTTGACCATGTCGATCACGACAGAATCAGGTACCAAATTGCCATCGTCCATGTATTTTTGAGCGAGTTTGCCCAAGTCAGTGCCTTCTCCCAAGTGTTTTCTAAATAGGTCTCCTGTCGAAAGGTGAGCCAAATTATATTGTGTAATGAGTTTTTCACTCTGGGTCCCTTTGCCCGCACCGGGAGGGCCGAATAATACGATGTTTAGCATGTTGTATCAGTATGTGCCTATAGGCTTCTATCAAAAAGGGGTCAAATATAATAAAAAAGGGATGGAGTAGACGATACGCACCATCTATGTATTCGTTGGGGTGGATAAAGAGGGTAAATTTGAGGAGTAGCACTCGTTGTTTGTCGAGCCCGAATAGACGAATACGTTCTGATTTAAAGCATTTGGTACAAGTCCTTGAACGTCCGTCCATGGCCGTTGTAGTCCATGCCATAGCCCACGACAAAATCATTGGGAATGGATTTGCCTATGTAGTCCACTGTGATGTCTTTGGTATACATGTCGGGTTTGTGAAAGAGAGTCAAAATTTTGACAGACTCAGTGCCTTCGTTTTCCAACGAAGAAATGATGTGCTCTAGTGTGTTGCCCGTATCGACAATGTCCTCCACGATCAAAACGTGTTTTTGATCTAGGTCTTCGTCCAGTCCGATGAGCTGTTTGACGTTGCCTGTGGATTCCTCTCCTGAGTAGGAAGCCAGTTTAAGAAAACTGATTTCGGGATCGATGGACATTTCTTGTACTAGATCTGACAGGAACATGAAGGAGCCGTTCAATATGCCGAGCAAGACGACCTCTTTGTTCGCATAATCTTGGCTTATCTGTTGTGCCAAGTCTCTGACTATCGACTGTATTTCCTCATTGGAGAGGTATTTCTTGAATTTCTTATCCTGAATCTGGACCATATCCTACTTGTTTTGTGGCTGCAATTTAAAGGTTCTCCATGAGATATTTGTACATATCGATCATCGCCTGTATGTCCTTTTTGTGAACTTTTTCGTCGGGCGAATGGACATGGTCCTCAGGTGCCCCGACGAAACACCAATCGATGGGGTAAGGGGAGGCTTGGATCTCTCTGCCATCACTGCCGCCGCTACGCTCCACTTCGATCTGATAGGGGATGTTGGATTGCTTAGCTAGCGAAAGGATACGGTCGATGTAGGAGCGGCGAGGGACACTCATGTCGCGCATAGATATGGCGACTCCTTGGCCGTGTTGTACCCCTTCGGTGACCCAAGTGATGTCTGAGATGAGTGCTTGCTTGACGCCAAAATGCTCATATATGTACTTGCACAAGAAGGGAACGCTGCCTCCGCCATGCTCTTCGCCACAGCTGAATACGATCAAGCCGTCTTCGAGAGTCTCTGCGACCTTGAGGACGTTGTAGATGCCAAGGCGGTTGTCGAGGTAGCAGGATTGGACATAGTTCTCTGTCTCTCTAAAGTCACACTTGAAGACCAGCTCTGTACCGGATTGTATTCCTCTACCAAAATCATAGAACAAGTAGCCGTCTTCTTCTTTGAGCCGACATTCGATGGGGCCCATGGCATCTTCGCCGACGAGTTCATAGCCCGTTTCGGCTTCTGGACTACCGATGGGGACGAGCTGGTTTTCATAGCGCACGGTGAACCCGATGGAGTCCATGTGAGCGAAAATAGCCGTTCGTGGTTTGCCAAATTTCAGGATGACACAATCCTGAAACGCCGAACCATGAATTACATCAGGGCGTGTCTTCCATTGAGCACTGTGGGATTCTACATACTCGATGAGGTAGTCTTTCATGGCGAGCTCATTGCCAGATGGCGCGAAGACCTCGCAGAGAGCTTGGAGCAACTCAAAATCTGTTTTATTCATAAATACCAATTCAGACCACAAAATTCATGGATTTTCGTAGATATCAAACAACAATCTTGTTTTACTTCGCAGGACTTATGATGGCGCAAATACTCAAATACCTCAGTGTCTACCTTGGCAGTACACTCAAAGT
The DNA window shown above is from Reichenbachiella sp. 5M10 and carries:
- the hpt gene encoding hypoxanthine phosphoribosyltransferase — encoded protein: MVQIQDKKFKKYLSNEEIQSIVRDLAQQISQDYANKEVVLLGILNGSFMFLSDLVQEMSIDPEISFLKLASYSGEESTGNVKQLIGLDEDLDQKHVLIVEDIVDTGNTLEHIISSLENEGTESVKILTLFHKPDMYTKDITVDYIGKSIPNDFVVGYGMDYNGHGRTFKDLYQML
- a CDS encoding M20/M25/M40 family metallo-hydrolase, with protein sequence MNKTDFELLQALCEVFAPSGNELAMKDYLIEYVESHSAQWKTRPDVIHGSAFQDCVILKFGKPRTAIFAHMDSIGFTVRYENQLVPIGSPEAETGYELVGEDAMGPIECRLKEEDGYLFYDFGRGIQSGTELVFKCDFRETENYVQSCYLDNRLGIYNVLKVAETLEDGLIVFSCGEEHGGGSVPFLCKYIYEHFGVKQALISDITWVTEGVQHGQGVAISMRDMSVPRRSYIDRILSLAKQSNIPYQIEVERSGGSDGREIQASPYPIDWCFVGAPEDHVHSPDEKVHKKDIQAMIDMYKYLMENL
- a CDS encoding adenylate kinase encodes the protein MLNIVLFGPPGAGKGTQSEKLITQYNLAHLSTGDLFRKHLGEGTDLGKLAQKYMDDGNLVPDSVVIDMVKDKIASTSEAKGFIFDGFPRTVPQAEALDQMLNEFETSISGMVALDVPDDELKKRLLDRGKTSGRADDQNEDKINNRIKVYKDETLPVAKFYEGQGKFNKIHGVGSIDEIFNQIRTVVDQF
- the obgE gene encoding GTPase ObgE, whose amino-acid sequence is MASSNFIDYVKFCSRSGKGGAGSVHFRREKHVPKGGPDGGNGGRGGHVILRGNTQLWTLLHLRYKKHVLAEDGNPGEGGKRSGAEGQDVILEVPLGTIAKDAETGEVIAEMLEDGQEIILTPGGRGGLGNDNFKTATNQIPYYAQPGEDGQEHWVVLELKVLADIGLVGFPNAGKSTLLSVLSAAKPEIADYPFTTLVPNLGVVGYRDNKSFVIADIPGIIEGASEGKGLGIRFLRHIERNSMLLFMVPADSDDIQKDYEILLGELTKYNPELLDKERLLAITKSDMLDEDLMQMMSKELPKDIPSLFISSVAHFNLDKLKDMLWEKLN